In Nocardia sp. NBC_00403, one DNA window encodes the following:
- a CDS encoding TetR/AcrR family transcriptional regulator, producing the protein MNDVRQATAGAPQRDPDPRVLRSRQAALTAAQELLAEEGWSGVTHVAVAARSGIGRTTLYRHWPDVAALIHDAIVQRIGQVRRAPSGDLRTDLVGELNGLRQLLHDPVGEHGMRAVLDRAPFDPAFESLKEALYQAGSAGFRTILETADANGELSPDTELPLVIDQLAGPLIFRRLFAGLAIDADYVNTIVDDVLRLHTARGLTPRPEA; encoded by the coding sequence GTGAACGATGTCCGGCAAGCGACCGCAGGCGCACCGCAGCGCGATCCGGACCCCCGGGTGCTGCGCAGCAGGCAGGCCGCGCTGACCGCCGCCCAGGAGTTGCTGGCCGAGGAGGGCTGGAGTGGCGTTACCCATGTGGCCGTGGCGGCCCGCAGTGGCATCGGCCGGACCACGCTGTATCGGCACTGGCCCGATGTGGCGGCGCTGATCCACGACGCGATCGTGCAGCGAATCGGCCAGGTCCGGCGTGCACCGTCCGGCGATCTGCGCACCGACCTCGTGGGCGAACTGAACGGTTTGCGGCAGCTGCTGCATGATCCGGTAGGTGAACACGGTATGCGTGCCGTTCTGGACCGCGCCCCGTTCGACCCAGCGTTCGAGAGCCTGAAAGAGGCGCTTTACCAAGCCGGTTCGGCGGGTTTCCGGACGATCCTGGAGACCGCCGATGCGAACGGCGAACTGTCACCCGACACCGAGCTCCCACTGGTCATCGATCAGCTGGCAGGCCCGCTCATCTTCCGCCGGCTCTTCGCCGGGCTCGCTATCGACGCCGACTACGTGAACACCATCGTCGACGACGTGCTTCGGCTACACACAGCGCGAGGCCTGACCCCCCGCCCAGAGGCGTAA